From Desulfurobacterium pacificum, a single genomic window includes:
- the hisA gene encoding 1-(5-phosphoribosyl)-5-[(5-phosphoribosylamino)methylideneamino]imidazole-4-carboxamide isomerase has protein sequence MFEVIPAVDIKGGKCVRLYQGRADKEKVYFENLVEVAKKWESLGAKRIHVVDLDGAFEGIPKNIAIVEEIVKSVSVPIQFGGGVRTIEALDRLFSIGVDRVIVGTVAVENPRLFEEMVDRYPGKIVLGIDAKNGMVTTKGWVEVTEIPAVSLASDYDAMDIWGFVYTDISRDGTLTSPNFEEVEKFASAVNRPVIASGGVSSEEDILKLSKIENVVGAIVGKALYEGKVDLASVLQKVG, from the coding sequence ATGTTTGAAGTCATTCCGGCAGTTGATATAAAAGGTGGAAAGTGTGTAAGGCTCTATCAGGGTAGGGCAGATAAAGAGAAAGTTTACTTTGAAAATCTGGTAGAAGTTGCTAAGAAATGGGAGTCTTTAGGCGCTAAAAGGATTCACGTTGTTGACCTTGATGGTGCTTTTGAGGGAATTCCTAAAAACATTGCAATAGTTGAGGAAATCGTTAAGTCTGTTTCTGTCCCCATTCAGTTTGGGGGCGGAGTTAGAACGATAGAAGCCCTTGACAGGCTGTTTTCAATAGGCGTTGACAGAGTTATCGTGGGAACTGTTGCCGTTGAAAATCCGAGGCTGTTTGAAGAGATGGTTGACAGATACCCGGGCAAAATCGTTTTGGGTATAGATGCGAAAAACGGAATGGTTACAACTAAAGGATGGGTGGAGGTTACAGAAATCCCTGCCGTTTCTTTAGCTTCCGACTACGACGCCATGGACATATGGGGATTCGTTTATACGGACATTTCAAGGGACGGGACGCTGACGAGTCCTAACTTTGAGGAAGTGGAGAAATTTGCTTCTGCCGTTAACCGTCCTGTTATAGCTTCTGGAGGTGTTTCTTCGGAGGAGGATATACTGAAACTTTCTAAAATAGAGAACGTTGTAGGAGCAATTGTCGGAAAGGCGCTTTACGAAGGAAAGGTAGACCTTGCTTCTGTTCTTCAGAAAGTTGGCTGA
- a CDS encoding MgtC/SapB family protein: protein MVESAVWKAYEPYLVSLIIGGLIGVEREYKKQKEGVPSFGGVRTFMLISLLGTLCAHLSKQYEFFLYLGFFVTAVLLMGAQLVEKSPRLTSSFSALITFLLGAMCSEGQLQVAAAIAVSVLFVLSFKEQMHDFVRHLTMEDLFAFLKFAVVTVIIYPLLPDKNFYGVNPKEVWTMVAVISTIDFIGYVLTKVAGEKGVLLTGLIGGLVSSTAVTVTFSPLAKTNPLFINEYAAGIVGASAIMFPRMTFLAGVVSPHFAMYLLIPSLVAFVGGIFWAYKISTSKNTGRTNIEVKNPYELSTAIKFGIFYAFILFVSRNALKYFGDFGLYVVAAISGLSDVDAITLSTAKLFSSKDVTLLAGIVAVLIAATVNTVFKWFLTLSMGNRELFRKVTPGFMALIIGEIIGIALLFFIK, encoded by the coding sequence ATGGTTGAAAGCGCCGTTTGGAAGGCATACGAGCCTTATCTGGTTTCTCTTATAATAGGCGGGCTGATAGGCGTTGAAAGGGAATATAAAAAGCAGAAGGAAGGTGTTCCCTCTTTTGGCGGCGTCAGGACGTTTATGCTCATTTCCTTGCTCGGGACTTTGTGCGCTCACCTGTCAAAGCAGTATGAGTTCTTTCTATATCTGGGGTTTTTCGTAACTGCAGTTTTGTTAATGGGCGCACAGTTGGTTGAAAAATCCCCCCGCCTCACCTCCTCCTTCTCCGCCCTCATAACTTTTCTTTTAGGCGCCATGTGCTCTGAAGGACAGCTCCAGGTTGCAGCGGCAATTGCAGTTTCCGTTCTCTTCGTTCTTTCCTTCAAAGAGCAGATGCACGACTTCGTAAGACACCTGACGATGGAAGACCTCTTTGCCTTTTTGAAGTTCGCCGTCGTTACCGTGATTATCTACCCGCTCCTGCCCGATAAAAACTTTTACGGCGTCAATCCGAAAGAAGTGTGGACCATGGTGGCGGTAATCTCAACGATAGATTTCATCGGATACGTTTTGACGAAGGTGGCGGGGGAAAAGGGCGTTTTGCTGACAGGACTAATCGGCGGGCTCGTTTCAAGCACTGCGGTAACGGTTACATTCTCGCCTTTAGCTAAAACGAACCCGCTGTTTATAAACGAATACGCTGCCGGAATTGTTGGCGCTTCGGCAATTATGTTCCCTAGAATGACCTTTTTAGCCGGCGTGGTAAGTCCACACTTTGCAATGTATCTGCTGATTCCTTCGTTGGTGGCGTTTGTGGGGGGGATTTTTTGGGCTTACAAAATCTCTACTTCTAAAAATACGGGAAGAACGAACATTGAAGTTAAAAACCCCTACGAACTCTCCACCGCCATAAAGTTTGGCATCTTTTACGCCTTTATTCTCTTCGTGTCAAGAAATGCCCTCAAATATTTTGGAGACTTCGGACTTTACGTCGTAGCAGCCATTTCAGGACTTTCAGACGTTGATGCCATAACCTTATCAACAGCAAAACTTTTCTCTTCTAAAGACGTTACACTATTAGCAGGAATAGTAGCTGTTTTAATAGCAGCAACAGTTAACACAGTTTTCAAGTGGTTTTTAACGCTTTCTATGGGGAACAGAGAGCTGTTTAGGAAGGTAACTCCCGGATTCATGGCTCTGATAATCGGAGAAATAATAGGAATTGCACTACTGTTCTTCATAAAATAA
- the ppdK gene encoding pyruvate, phosphate dikinase produces MSKKMVYYFGGGKAEGRADMKMLLGGKGANLAEMTNLGLPVPPGITITTEVCKEYYQLGQQFPEGMWEQVIEGLKKIEAEMGKKFGDKKNPLLVSVRSGAPVSMPGMMDTILNLGLNDETVEGLAESTGNERFAWDSYRRFIQMFGNVVMGIPHEKFEHVLEEKKKEVGAKQDVDLTAEDLKDVVKRYKELVKKETGKEFPQDPYEQLKMAIKAVFDSWNNPRAIKYREINKIPEDYGTAVNIVAMVFGNMGDTSGTGVAFTRNPSTGENVFYGEYLKNAQGEDVVAGIRTPQPLTKAQKTSDEQTSLEEEFPEVYEQLLKIRDILEKHYKDMQDIEFTIENGRLWMLQTRAGKRTARAAVKIAVDMVKEGLITKEEAILRVDPFLINQLLHPMIDEEDRKKAIAEGRLIAKGLPAAPGAVSGKVVFTADDAVELAEKGEKVILVRHETSPEDIHGMHAAQGILTARGGMTSHAAVVARGMGKTCIVGAESIHVDYDKKEFRVGDVVVKEGDVITIDGSSGEIFHGEIKTIPAQISGEFEELMKWADEIRTLQVRVNADTPEDAKQGRDFGAEGIGLCRTEHMFFKEDRIPVVREMILAKTREEREKALQKLLPMQRGDFIAIFEVMNGLPVNIRLLDPPLHEFLPKTEEEFERTAKEMGLPVEEIKQRAEDLHEVNPMLGLRGSRLGIAYPEIYEMQVRAILEAACHCKKNGIEVLPEIMLPLIADDRELYELKKLIDRVAAEVFTETGIEVPYQVGTMVEVPRAALIADQLARYAEYFSFGTNDLTQMTFGLSRDDAGKFIGKYVELGILKGDPFMHIDVNGVGRLIELAVEKGNAVRPNMKTGICGEHGGDPRSINFFQKVGVKYVSPSPFRVPIARLAAAQARIRQMRGEL; encoded by the coding sequence ATGTCTAAAAAGATGGTTTACTACTTTGGTGGCGGTAAAGCCGAGGGTAGAGCAGATATGAAAATGCTCCTTGGTGGTAAAGGAGCAAACTTAGCTGAGATGACCAATTTGGGTCTTCCCGTTCCTCCAGGAATAACGATAACAACAGAAGTGTGTAAGGAGTATTACCAGTTAGGACAGCAGTTTCCTGAGGGTATGTGGGAACAGGTTATAGAGGGGCTTAAAAAGATAGAAGCTGAAATGGGTAAAAAGTTCGGCGACAAGAAAAATCCCCTCTTAGTCTCCGTCCGTTCCGGTGCTCCAGTCTCCATGCCCGGTATGATGGACACTATTCTCAACCTTGGTCTTAACGATGAAACTGTTGAAGGGCTTGCTGAATCAACAGGGAACGAACGTTTTGCTTGGGACTCTTACCGCAGATTTATCCAGATGTTCGGCAACGTCGTTATGGGAATTCCGCACGAAAAGTTTGAGCACGTATTAGAAGAAAAGAAAAAAGAAGTAGGAGCCAAGCAGGACGTTGACCTGACTGCAGAAGACCTAAAAGATGTTGTTAAGCGTTACAAAGAGTTGGTTAAAAAGGAGACAGGTAAAGAGTTCCCTCAAGACCCTTACGAGCAATTAAAGATGGCTATAAAAGCCGTTTTTGACTCTTGGAACAACCCGAGGGCTATTAAATACAGAGAAATCAACAAGATACCGGAAGACTACGGAACAGCCGTTAACATCGTAGCCATGGTATTCGGAAACATGGGCGACACTTCCGGAACTGGCGTTGCCTTTACGAGAAACCCATCTACCGGAGAGAATGTCTTCTACGGAGAATACCTTAAAAACGCTCAAGGTGAAGACGTCGTTGCCGGTATTAGAACTCCTCAACCTCTCACGAAAGCTCAAAAAACGTCAGATGAGCAGACTTCACTTGAAGAAGAGTTCCCTGAAGTTTACGAACAGCTACTCAAAATAAGGGATATTTTGGAGAAGCACTACAAAGATATGCAGGACATTGAATTCACCATTGAAAACGGCAGGCTCTGGATGCTTCAAACGAGGGCTGGTAAAAGAACAGCGAGGGCTGCCGTTAAGATTGCCGTTGACATGGTTAAAGAAGGGCTAATAACCAAAGAAGAAGCAATTCTCAGAGTTGACCCATTTCTCATAAACCAGTTGCTTCATCCTATGATAGATGAAGAAGACCGCAAGAAGGCGATAGCAGAAGGCAGATTGATTGCTAAGGGTCTTCCAGCAGCTCCGGGTGCCGTTTCCGGTAAGGTGGTATTCACTGCCGACGATGCCGTTGAATTAGCGGAGAAGGGAGAGAAGGTAATTTTAGTAAGACATGAAACTTCTCCTGAAGATATTCACGGAATGCACGCTGCTCAGGGTATTCTAACTGCCAGAGGTGGAATGACCTCTCACGCTGCAGTTGTTGCAAGGGGTATGGGTAAAACCTGTATCGTTGGTGCCGAGTCTATCCACGTTGATTACGATAAAAAGGAATTTAGAGTTGGCGACGTTGTAGTTAAGGAGGGAGACGTTATTACCATAGATGGTTCTTCCGGTGAAATATTCCATGGAGAGATAAAAACGATACCTGCTCAGATTTCCGGAGAGTTTGAAGAACTTATGAAATGGGCAGATGAAATAAGGACGCTTCAGGTGAGAGTAAACGCTGACACGCCAGAAGACGCAAAACAGGGAAGAGATTTTGGTGCGGAAGGTATCGGTCTATGTAGAACAGAACACATGTTCTTTAAGGAAGATAGAATTCCGGTTGTTCGTGAAATGATACTTGCTAAAACAAGGGAAGAGAGAGAAAAGGCACTTCAAAAACTCCTTCCAATGCAGAGAGGTGATTTTATAGCGATATTTGAAGTTATGAACGGATTACCTGTTAACATAAGGCTTTTAGACCCTCCTCTCCACGAATTCCTTCCAAAAACAGAAGAAGAGTTTGAAAGAACAGCCAAAGAGATGGGACTCCCTGTTGAAGAAATCAAACAGAGGGCTGAAGACCTTCACGAAGTTAACCCAATGTTAGGTTTAAGAGGTTCAAGGCTTGGAATCGCCTATCCCGAAATTTACGAAATGCAGGTAAGAGCTATTCTTGAAGCTGCATGCCATTGCAAGAAAAACGGTATAGAAGTTCTACCTGAAATAATGCTTCCTCTTATTGCAGATGACAGAGAACTGTACGAGCTTAAGAAACTCATAGATAGAGTAGCGGCAGAGGTCTTCACTGAGACAGGAATTGAGGTGCCGTATCAAGTAGGAACAATGGTAGAAGTTCCAAGGGCTGCTCTCATTGCAGACCAGCTTGCAAGGTACGCTGAATACTTCTCCTTTGGAACGAACGACCTTACACAGATGACTTTTGGTCTGTCAAGGGACGATGCCGGTAAGTTTATCGGTAAATACGTTGAACTCGGCATCTTAAAAGGTGACCCATTTATGCATATAGACGTTAACGGTGTTGGAAGGTTAATAGAACTTGCCGTTGAAAAAGGTAATGCTGTAAGACCTAATATGAAGACGGGAATTTGCGGTGAGCATGGTGGAGACCCACGCTCCATCAACTTCTTCCAAAAAGTAGGTGTTAAATACGTTAGCCCATCTCCGTTCAGAGTACCTATTGCAAGGCTTGCAGCTGCTCAAGCAAGGATTAGACAGATGAGGGGAGAGCTTTAA
- the glyS gene encoding glycine--tRNA ligase subunit beta produces MKALNLLLEIGTEELPASFIEPALQFLKESLYKKLEENYLSPSSIETAGTPKRLIVIAYDVPEVQPDREELLVGPSVKAAFDEEGNPTKAALGFARSKGASVEELIRVENPPGKTGEYVAIKRLVKGKPAAEILSKILPEIITSIPFKKSMRWGTKKLRFARPIRWITAVLGNQTVSFEIDGIKSSNVSYGHRFLSPEPFEVGEPAEFITQLEDRFVVADIEKRKSIIFDGIRTLAASVGGKVLKDEDLLDEVTNLVEYPYPILGSFEEEFLSLPPEVPTVVMKDHQKFFSVVDEEGKLKNYFIGVANIKPVDEVIIRIGYEKVLRARLSDALFFFNEDRKRKLEERVPDLKGIVFHEKLGTMLDKTKRLERLAPAVAERISGDRKKAERAAHICKADLLTEMVNEFTELQGTMGKYYALLDGEDEEVASAIEEHYLPRFSGDRVAETKIGISLSIAEKIDNLIGFIGAGFKPTGSADPFALRRNALGLIQTLIQREVSLSLLPLLSYAYDLYKEQNVELNQNAVEETISFIKDRLKGVLRENGFKPDTVEAVLPVTDDVYDIFLRAKAIDVLRESPEFEEVLITMRRVVNIIPKDFEPVEFTPEGRYEEELFNEFLSVREKLAELLQRKDYKEALLTVKTLKPYVDAFFDNVMVMDKDENVKNRRLSLLKTIADELLKIMDFSKIAI; encoded by the coding sequence GTGAAAGCGTTAAACCTGCTTCTTGAAATAGGAACGGAAGAGTTACCGGCATCTTTTATTGAGCCTGCCCTTCAATTCTTAAAAGAATCTTTATACAAAAAATTAGAAGAGAACTATCTTTCCCCTTCTTCAATAGAAACTGCAGGAACGCCTAAAAGGCTTATCGTTATCGCTTACGACGTTCCAGAAGTTCAACCAGACAGAGAAGAACTTTTAGTTGGACCTTCTGTTAAAGCGGCATTTGACGAAGAAGGAAATCCGACAAAAGCTGCCCTTGGTTTTGCAAGGTCAAAAGGTGCTTCTGTTGAAGAGCTAATAAGAGTAGAAAATCCCCCCGGCAAAACCGGCGAATACGTTGCCATTAAAAGACTTGTAAAAGGAAAACCGGCAGCAGAAATCCTTTCAAAAATCCTTCCCGAGATTATCACTTCCATTCCTTTTAAAAAAAGTATGCGCTGGGGGACTAAAAAGCTCAGATTTGCAAGACCTATAAGGTGGATAACCGCTGTTTTAGGAAACCAAACAGTTTCATTTGAAATAGACGGCATTAAATCTTCAAACGTTTCTTACGGGCACAGATTCCTTTCACCCGAGCCGTTTGAAGTCGGTGAACCTGCTGAGTTTATCACTCAGCTTGAAGATAGATTTGTCGTTGCCGATATAGAGAAAAGGAAATCCATCATATTTGATGGAATACGCACGCTTGCTGCTTCCGTCGGCGGCAAAGTGCTAAAAGACGAAGACCTGTTAGACGAAGTCACTAACCTTGTTGAATATCCATACCCCATTTTGGGTTCTTTTGAAGAAGAGTTCCTTTCCCTGCCTCCAGAAGTGCCGACAGTTGTTATGAAGGACCACCAGAAATTCTTTTCAGTAGTTGACGAAGAAGGAAAACTCAAAAACTACTTTATCGGCGTTGCAAACATAAAACCTGTTGATGAAGTAATTATCAGAATCGGCTACGAAAAGGTTTTAAGGGCGAGGCTTTCTGATGCCCTGTTCTTTTTCAACGAAGACAGAAAGAGAAAATTAGAAGAGAGAGTTCCAGACCTTAAAGGCATAGTCTTCCACGAAAAGTTAGGAACGATGCTTGATAAAACGAAAAGGCTTGAGCGTTTAGCGCCTGCCGTTGCAGAAAGAATCTCAGGCGATAGGAAAAAAGCAGAAAGGGCTGCGCACATCTGCAAGGCAGACCTTTTAACCGAGATGGTAAACGAATTTACAGAACTTCAGGGAACTATGGGCAAATACTACGCCCTTTTAGACGGAGAAGATGAAGAGGTCGCTTCTGCAATAGAAGAACACTACCTGCCAAGGTTTTCTGGTGATAGAGTGGCTGAAACGAAAATAGGAATTTCCCTGTCAATAGCTGAGAAAATAGACAACTTAATCGGTTTTATCGGTGCTGGATTTAAGCCTACCGGTTCTGCCGACCCATTTGCTTTAAGAAGAAACGCTTTAGGCTTGATACAGACGCTTATTCAGAGAGAAGTTTCCCTCAGCCTGTTGCCTCTGTTATCTTACGCCTATGACCTTTATAAAGAACAGAACGTAGAATTAAACCAAAATGCGGTAGAAGAAACTATTTCCTTTATTAAGGATAGACTAAAAGGCGTTTTAAGAGAGAACGGATTTAAACCCGACACAGTTGAAGCCGTTCTACCGGTTACTGACGACGTTTACGATATCTTCTTGAGGGCTAAAGCTATTGATGTTTTAAGAGAAAGTCCGGAGTTTGAAGAAGTCCTGATAACAATGAGACGTGTTGTAAACATTATTCCGAAAGACTTTGAACCTGTGGAGTTTACTCCAGAAGGTAGATATGAGGAGGAACTTTTTAACGAATTCCTTTCCGTTAGAGAGAAGTTGGCAGAGCTGCTTCAAAGAAAAGATTATAAAGAAGCCCTTTTAACCGTGAAAACTTTAAAGCCTTACGTTGATGCTTTCTTTGATAACGTTATGGTGATGGATAAGGATGAAAATGTTAAAAATAGGCGTTTGAGCCTTTTGAAAACAATAGCAGATGAACTTTTGAAAATTATGGATTTCTCCAAAATAGCTATATAG
- the glyQ gene encoding glycine--tRNA ligase subunit alpha translates to MTFQELIFTLEKYWASQGCVIASSYDVEQGAGTMHPFTFLKVLGKEPFKVAYVQPCRRPADGRYGENPNRLQHYFQFQVILKPSPENSQELYLGSLEALGFNLKEHDVRFVEDDWESPTLGAWGLGWEVWLDGMEITQFTYFQQAGGITLDPVSVEITYGLERIAMYIQGVDSVYDIVWTDGVKYGDLYKENEYQWSKYNFEEADTKMLFELFNLYEKESERLVEKDLVLPAYDYCLKCSHVFNILDARGAISVAERTAFIGRVRRLASKCAKKYLELKEGKGESVKPAS, encoded by the coding sequence TTGACCTTTCAAGAGCTGATATTTACCCTTGAAAAATACTGGGCTTCTCAAGGTTGCGTTATAGCTTCAAGTTACGATGTTGAACAGGGTGCCGGCACGATGCACCCTTTTACTTTCCTTAAGGTTTTGGGAAAGGAACCTTTCAAGGTTGCTTACGTTCAACCCTGTCGCCGCCCTGCCGACGGTAGATATGGCGAAAATCCCAACCGCCTCCAGCACTACTTCCAATTTCAGGTAATTCTTAAACCTTCTCCAGAAAACTCCCAGGAGCTTTATCTAGGAAGCCTTGAAGCTTTAGGATTTAACCTGAAAGAGCATGATGTTCGTTTCGTAGAAGATGACTGGGAATCTCCAACGCTTGGCGCGTGGGGACTCGGCTGGGAAGTGTGGCTGGACGGGATGGAAATTACTCAGTTTACCTACTTCCAGCAAGCTGGCGGTATAACGCTTGACCCCGTTTCCGTTGAAATCACCTACGGTCTTGAAAGAATTGCAATGTATATACAGGGCGTTGACAGCGTTTACGATATAGTCTGGACAGATGGCGTCAAATACGGCGACCTATACAAAGAGAATGAATACCAGTGGTCAAAGTATAACTTTGAAGAAGCCGATACGAAGATGCTCTTTGAGCTTTTTAACCTTTACGAAAAAGAGTCTGAAAGGCTCGTTGAAAAGGATTTAGTTCTTCCTGCTTACGATTACTGCTTAAAGTGTTCTCACGTCTTTAACATTTTAGATGCACGGGGCGCTATATCCGTTGCAGAAAGGACTGCTTTTATAGGTAGAGTGAGAAGATTAGCTTCTAAGTGTGCTAAAAAGTATCTTGAACTAAAAGAGGGTAAAGGTGAAAGCGTTAAACCTGCTTCTTGA
- the rpmA gene encoding 50S ribosomal protein L27 produces MAHKKGMGSTKNGRDSIGKRLGVKRHDGQIVKAGNIIVRQRGTSIHPGQNVGMGSDYTLFALIDGVVKFETRRNKKFVSVYPVQ; encoded by the coding sequence ATGGCACATAAGAAAGGTATGGGTTCAACCAAAAACGGAAGGGATTCAATAGGTAAAAGACTTGGCGTTAAGAGACATGACGGACAAATTGTTAAGGCTGGAAACATCATAGTAAGGCAGAGGGGAACTTCCATACATCCAGGTCAGAACGTTGGAATGGGAAGCGACTACACTCTCTTTGCTTTAATTGATGGCGTTGTTAAGTTTGAGACAAGAAGAAACAAGAAGTTTGTAAGCGTTTACCCTGTTCAGTAA
- the rplU gene encoding 50S ribosomal protein L21: MYAVIKTGGKQYVVEPGQVLKVEKINLPEGSEVEFDALMVRDENGVKVGDEVKGAKVKATVVRHGKGKKIIVFKYKKKKHYQRKYGHRQHFTEIQINEVVS; the protein is encoded by the coding sequence ATGTACGCTGTAATTAAAACTGGCGGAAAGCAGTACGTTGTGGAGCCTGGTCAGGTTTTAAAGGTTGAGAAAATCAACCTACCTGAAGGTTCCGAAGTGGAGTTTGATGCTTTGATGGTAAGGGATGAAAACGGCGTTAAAGTAGGTGATGAAGTTAAGGGTGCTAAAGTTAAAGCTACCGTTGTAAGACACGGTAAGGGCAAGAAGATTATCGTTTTCAAGTACAAGAAAAAGAAGCACTATCAGAGAAAGTACGGTCATCGTCAGCACTTTACAGAGATTCAAATCAACGAAGTTGTAAGCTAA
- a CDS encoding RNA ligase, with amino-acid sequence MEVDLNSVLKEIEGNRYFKVVERGDFVKVSYRYNVPKVFDSPLKRELRGITFRKSTKEVVSRPFHKFFNVNEHEETQREKLSNKEFVAREKFDGTMVHFFLDGEKIAVATQKSFDAPQLERVREIVKRNNNLSSFIKSVLSKGCTPIFEFVSPEYQIVIPYDKERLILTEIRDNRTGKYLLERYEHQIDVDVAGKVGKGTLKDFERMLENREFIEGFVLKNFDREEPFPLFVKLKSPWYYDRHYAFTYLHNIPAHKLFLLYLQGKWDDFFSKVTNEKLKERRLRELEELISAYERALKVVESAKSEEEIRGSDEFPVEVLVQAYKLRKKGKDYEKFLGQKFYEYLKKNSNKT; translated from the coding sequence ATGGAAGTTGATTTAAACTCTGTTCTCAAAGAGATTGAAGGGAATCGGTATTTTAAGGTTGTGGAGAGGGGGGATTTTGTAAAGGTTTCTTACAGGTATAACGTCCCTAAAGTTTTTGATTCGCCTTTAAAGAGGGAATTACGGGGGATAACCTTTAGAAAATCCACTAAAGAGGTTGTTTCTCGCCCCTTTCACAAGTTTTTTAACGTTAACGAACACGAAGAAACGCAAAGAGAGAAGTTGTCCAATAAGGAATTTGTTGCCCGCGAAAAGTTTGACGGAACGATGGTTCACTTCTTCCTTGACGGTGAAAAAATTGCCGTTGCGACGCAGAAGTCTTTTGATGCACCGCAGCTTGAAAGGGTAAGAGAGATAGTAAAAAGGAATAACAACCTTTCTTCCTTTATAAAGAGCGTTCTTTCAAAAGGTTGCACGCCGATTTTTGAGTTTGTCAGCCCTGAATATCAGATAGTAATTCCTTACGATAAGGAGCGGTTAATTCTAACTGAGATAAGGGATAACAGGACTGGAAAGTATCTTTTAGAGCGGTATGAGCACCAGATTGACGTTGATGTGGCAGGGAAAGTGGGGAAAGGGACGCTAAAGGATTTTGAAAGAATGTTAGAAAACAGGGAATTTATAGAAGGGTTTGTATTGAAAAACTTTGATAGAGAAGAGCCTTTTCCGCTTTTTGTTAAATTGAAGTCGCCGTGGTATTACGACAGGCATTACGCTTTTACCTACCTTCACAATATTCCGGCTCATAAGTTGTTTTTGCTTTACCTTCAGGGCAAGTGGGACGACTTTTTCAGTAAAGTAACCAACGAAAAACTAAAGGAACGAAGGCTTAGGGAACTTGAAGAACTTATAAGTGCTTATGAAAGAGCTTTGAAAGTGGTTGAGAGCGCTAAGAGTGAGGAGGAAATAAGAGGTAGTGATGAATTTCCTGTTGAGGTTTTGGTTCAGGCTTATAAATTAAGGAAGAAAGGAAAGGACTACGAAAAGTTTTTAGGGCAGAAGTTTTACGAGTATCTGAAGAAGAATTCTAATAAAACTTGA
- a CDS encoding shikimate dehydrogenase translates to MKITGKTSVYGIFGFPVKHSLSPLMQTAAFQHCGIDAVYVPFEVSPEALKDGIKGIKALNVKGINVTVPHKEKVCELVDYLSEDAEFLGATNTVKNENGVLTGYNTDAEGFLRSLLEEGTNVEGKKVVMFGAGGAARAVGYALLKGGAKVLHLINRNFQRAKEVGELLSKRGNVLVYPLKENTAESLVEDADIVVNTTSVGMKEGDPKLFDYSVIKGETVVVDIIYNPPLTPLLKAAKEKGCKVVNGLGMLVHQGAIAFEIWTGKKAPVDVMRKVLEEALYG, encoded by the coding sequence ATGAAAATTACAGGTAAAACTTCCGTTTACGGGATTTTCGGCTTTCCTGTTAAACATTCTCTCTCTCCGCTTATGCAAACAGCCGCATTCCAGCACTGTGGCATAGATGCAGTTTACGTTCCGTTTGAGGTTTCGCCAGAAGCACTAAAAGATGGAATTAAAGGAATAAAGGCTTTAAACGTTAAGGGGATAAACGTTACAGTTCCTCATAAGGAAAAAGTATGTGAGCTGGTGGATTACTTAAGTGAAGACGCTGAGTTTTTAGGTGCTACTAACACGGTAAAGAACGAAAACGGGGTTTTGACAGGCTACAACACCGATGCAGAAGGTTTTTTGCGTTCTCTATTAGAGGAAGGAACAAACGTTGAAGGGAAGAAAGTTGTAATGTTTGGTGCTGGGGGAGCAGCAAGGGCAGTTGGCTACGCTCTACTGAAAGGCGGCGCAAAAGTGCTTCATCTGATTAATAGAAACTTTCAGCGGGCAAAAGAAGTGGGAGAGCTTTTGAGCAAGAGAGGAAACGTTTTAGTTTATCCGCTGAAAGAGAATACTGCTGAGTCTTTAGTTGAAGATGCAGACATTGTAGTTAACACGACATCTGTGGGTATGAAGGAAGGTGACCCGAAGCTTTTTGATTATTCTGTGATAAAAGGGGAAACGGTTGTGGTTGACATTATTTACAATCCGCCGTTAACGCCGCTGCTTAAAGCCGCAAAGGAAAAAGGTTGCAAGGTGGTTAACGGACTTGGAATGCTCGTTCATCAGGGTGCAATTGCCTTTGAGATATGGACGGGAAAGAAAGCGCCGGTTGACGTTATGAGAAAGGTTTTAGAAGAGGCTCTTTATGGTTGA